The following proteins come from a genomic window of Trichocoleus desertorum ATA4-8-CV12:
- a CDS encoding helix-turn-helix domain-containing protein: MNIEELRQRAGLTAEQIAESCGKSSGTIRNWEAGRSIPKLEPREMMQVLAAYQCTLEEFSEAIDVSRIEQKRKKPGRKAGDRNP; encoded by the coding sequence ATGAATATCGAAGAACTCAGGCAGAGGGCGGGACTAACAGCTGAGCAGATAGCCGAAAGCTGCGGCAAATCGAGCGGCACTATCCGCAATTGGGAGGCAGGGCGATCTATTCCCAAGCTAGAACCAAGAGAAATGATGCAGGTGTTAGCGGCTTATCAATGCACTTTGGAGGAATTCTCTGAGGCTATTGATGTGTCACGCATTGAACAAAAGCGTAAGAAACCAGGGAGAAAAGCAGGCGATCGCAACCCATAG
- a CDS encoding helix-turn-helix domain-containing protein gives MSSDGNRIMRLRERAGLTQRQVAQALGKTDQTVSNWETGARAPKLTPTEMLVLCRVLNCTLEELATEVENLQQN, from the coding sequence ATGAGTTCAGACGGGAATCGAATTATGAGATTACGGGAGCGTGCAGGCTTGACCCAAAGGCAGGTAGCACAAGCTTTAGGCAAAACAGATCAGACTGTTAGCAACTGGGAGACGGGTGCTAGAGCACCAAAGTTGACACCTACAGAAATGTTGGTGTTGTGCAGAGTATTAAATTGCACCCTCGAAGAGCTAGCAACTGAAGTTGAAAATCTGCAACAAAATTGA
- a CDS encoding phage tail tape measure protein, whose translation MAEATAEIRFKASDNGFSDTIERGVKAMTGLFKSSDAVAAGLGRVQKVAGGTASQVALGSEQAEKLAANLGKVGVQGLKVATTFSNFLDIKGYFDIAAKGVAGIAASLDRLPQTTALGEAIGVDTSSIQQFQQLGEALKFNQQELDSFAISAVARLTQFEESLTRVGTILRSDTRMDGLGNSARANTEELQKNGGAVQDLVNGPLKNAVTSTSALAGQYEVLSGGFTDANSSRQVLEAGLKLSVVGQAESGSTLRLLVKTLQAYKLEAGDAGRVASVLNGIVDQGITTVPELTNNFGQTATVAKEAGVKLEELGGAVAVLTTKGTTTDTALTGIESLSRIIIDKTPQAAAALANLRDESGKPIKFDIAEIKAKGLVKALQDLNKATGGNAQALANIIPESLAYSTALGLMANNAKDFEAVTVKLGQNTSKSLEEVFGISLGNRAKDFERIVNKFGELLIKIGQGVAPSFQGAIDFLDNLATAFNSLPEPIKVGIGQLVAAQIATRAFMGAGQAAIATIFDLGKAYLTNRVIALAFTGQLGQELEVMKALIQQRKGLLAVGLQAFGFDQRSRLSVTETTAALLQQTEKTTVLGKAKEQFSKLFTKENAETAKNTAATVANTAVTTASAIAEKAMNSELGKKAQNLASNNSLLQKAAEAAQAFKDKATQKLDDFIGGGGKSPVDKAKETASQVAEQGKQIAQDVAAQAQSVAQDAVKQGQQAAEQVTQKVQDTVGRAKQVVRDRASDGIITIDVEAVPVVDDRKALPQPKQSLPVEIEPVAMKPLALPPAKNAQDMTSALVVQSTAIEAQSLATTKATTSQLAKNTVTAQGAIAEGAETAAIAQNTTAKTVNQVAESNLIKTRLFGKEVAFASTGIFGGLNKLLLTEIPLRQLLTTQIAANTTALAANNAASKGVAIAKGIATGAMGLFSGAASGATAAMGALWVAAGPVIIAAGALAAAGALLFDQFFGASAEARKYAKSLDGVLAQDDKLRKSFNQTVEVQKENRSFFGDLGKAIAGVGNNIDSFAEKTPGLNLIKGFGDFIVGIPENYDAMNRQMPAIEAFGKVTDRTYDKIIDTTKANQSLSKGYLLTEETNAKLRAGMSLTVDDMSKEQQVFEQRKKVNDEYLSGLEQAIQKEKDPGRQAALQAQIEKLKDQTSALKDNFEANKKYIEQQEKLKQTLILNANVATTPGTQGGNPVQTSLNKQLQAAEVALKDHQSSVNKNLQEDQDKLRADSSAYQEAVLAAFSQDAITAEDAIAKLKLALDDTVTVGNVTGSYLDPEQRIAGLKQIAELQAKATERDNAAINVEIEKSKTLGQAKVKTAEETETKVIQLELQSDRNRLGLIGKQIATYQEGNLRRVELEQQASILRTQIQAKEFAQSDRLTENQFKKQQEQASINTVRLQIRRAQGRISEQGLADETFKIQQDLNLKQQEMLQKQIDARKAKNFEAKDLEKELARVQLEQQKAAAEQEQRLFERRIEQRKQAIANLAAMQIQQLERQASGIDTRSKEIQLTQELKDSRNGVAQAEASAQESQIQNQIRLTKDSEKRAGLEVGLAETRLANLARSQAFEQESLKTQAQIKQLEIDREIIQNRIAQVENQRNIATTQLEIIRAKRDGKSAEELEALNLQLSALQQQGSLNIQQSQFLEKSKQQQSEIAVNAERRLAIEQQVARAGGEVDIRLAQQALAEEQRNKALERRLKLLERQQQQTENYAREVELQGQVEQGRADTLSKAAERQNQLLEQRKAIAQSVSNLTQGELQIAIDTETNETRRAKLSETVAAIRLQSARQQQELERQSLELQIQQNQAALEREKIQNRIGKANNLAQLASAQAELARVQSDKAATPEQVRAAQLGIQARLEEGAALEVGAAQLDVQGRLNTQDAASQRQRLANEQTLAEDQARLDLAQNIRRPRDRKRALRNLRDESLASVTGGLTGRNAIGQLEQFNRAIVAQEFGVGAGATSSLNLLPAIAPNQAAATSVDFDTIRKNFLARMQEFVVPTPTIQAPSLKAPGVGGAPAGASSGAAAIATGEQSVTIQVGGISIVNQFTGADVDQGKAASQTEQGVRKALSGILDKAEQSGRSRGRF comes from the coding sequence ATGGCAGAAGCTACCGCAGAGATTAGATTTAAGGCTTCAGACAACGGCTTTAGTGACACCATTGAGCGTGGCGTTAAAGCCATGACGGGGCTGTTCAAGTCTTCTGATGCAGTGGCGGCTGGATTAGGGCGCGTCCAAAAGGTCGCAGGGGGCACAGCTTCTCAAGTTGCTTTAGGGTCTGAGCAGGCAGAAAAACTAGCAGCGAACCTTGGCAAGGTCGGTGTTCAAGGACTCAAGGTTGCTACAACATTCAGTAACTTTTTGGATATCAAAGGCTATTTTGATATTGCGGCCAAGGGAGTCGCCGGGATTGCTGCGTCACTCGATCGCCTCCCTCAGACTACGGCGCTAGGTGAGGCGATCGGGGTTGATACCTCCTCTATTCAACAGTTTCAACAACTGGGTGAAGCGCTGAAATTTAACCAGCAGGAGCTGGATAGTTTTGCTATTAGTGCGGTTGCTCGCCTAACTCAGTTTGAAGAGAGTCTAACTCGTGTTGGGACCATCCTGCGATCGGACACTCGGATGGATGGGTTAGGCAATAGTGCTCGTGCCAACACCGAGGAGCTACAGAAGAACGGCGGCGCGGTTCAAGACTTGGTAAATGGCCCACTCAAAAATGCTGTTACTTCCACCTCTGCTCTCGCGGGTCAGTATGAAGTTCTGTCAGGCGGGTTTACTGATGCCAACTCTTCTCGCCAAGTCCTAGAGGCGGGTCTAAAGCTTTCGGTTGTGGGTCAAGCCGAGTCAGGTTCTACCTTACGATTGCTGGTTAAAACTTTACAAGCTTACAAACTAGAAGCGGGCGATGCGGGCAGGGTCGCGTCGGTCCTGAACGGCATCGTAGATCAAGGTATCACTACTGTTCCAGAGCTGACCAACAACTTTGGACAAACGGCGACGGTAGCCAAAGAAGCAGGGGTCAAGCTTGAGGAGTTGGGTGGTGCGGTCGCGGTTCTTACCACCAAGGGTACAACGACCGATACAGCCCTAACCGGGATTGAGTCACTGTCCCGAATTATCATCGATAAAACCCCACAGGCAGCAGCAGCGCTGGCTAACTTGCGCGACGAATCCGGCAAGCCCATCAAGTTTGACATTGCCGAGATTAAGGCCAAGGGTTTAGTTAAGGCATTGCAAGACCTGAACAAAGCGACAGGTGGCAATGCTCAAGCGTTGGCCAACATCATCCCTGAGTCGCTGGCATACAGTACCGCCCTCGGTTTGATGGCAAATAATGCCAAAGATTTTGAAGCGGTTACGGTCAAGCTAGGCCAGAATACGTCCAAGTCATTAGAGGAAGTATTCGGTATCAGCCTCGGAAACCGAGCTAAAGACTTTGAGCGCATCGTTAATAAGTTTGGCGAACTGCTGATTAAGATTGGTCAAGGTGTTGCGCCATCGTTTCAGGGCGCGATCGATTTTCTGGACAATCTTGCAACTGCTTTTAACTCCCTGCCAGAGCCCATCAAGGTTGGCATTGGTCAATTAGTCGCCGCCCAAATTGCTACTAGAGCATTCATGGGTGCGGGACAAGCTGCGATCGCAACTATCTTCGACCTCGGTAAAGCCTACCTCACCAACCGCGTGATTGCTCTGGCGTTCACGGGGCAACTGGGTCAAGAGCTGGAGGTAATGAAAGCGCTGATTCAGCAGCGCAAGGGATTGTTGGCAGTTGGCTTGCAGGCGTTTGGCTTCGACCAGCGATCGCGCCTCAGTGTCACCGAAACCACCGCAGCCCTACTCCAACAAACTGAGAAGACCACTGTACTGGGCAAAGCCAAAGAGCAGTTCAGCAAACTCTTCACCAAAGAGAACGCAGAGACGGCCAAGAATACTGCTGCCACTGTCGCCAATACCGCAGTAACGACAGCCAGTGCGATCGCTGAAAAGGCAATGAATTCTGAGTTAGGTAAAAAAGCTCAGAACCTGGCATCAAACAATAGTCTCTTGCAAAAAGCCGCCGAAGCAGCCCAAGCGTTTAAGGATAAAGCAACACAAAAACTAGACGACTTTATTGGAGGTGGGGGCAAGTCTCCGGTAGATAAAGCCAAAGAGACCGCTTCACAAGTGGCAGAGCAGGGTAAGCAAATTGCCCAAGATGTTGCAGCCCAAGCTCAATCTGTGGCTCAAGATGCGGTAAAGCAGGGGCAACAGGCAGCGGAGCAAGTCACCCAAAAAGTTCAGGACACTGTAGGACGCGCCAAGCAAGTGGTTCGCGATCGCGCCTCAGATGGCATTATCACCATCGACGTGGAAGCGGTTCCGGTTGTAGACGATCGCAAAGCCCTCCCTCAACCCAAGCAATCGCTCCCGGTTGAGATTGAACCTGTGGCTATGAAGCCGTTGGCACTGCCTCCTGCCAAGAACGCGCAGGATATGACCTCAGCTTTGGTGGTGCAGTCAACGGCGATCGAGGCTCAATCTCTCGCCACAACAAAGGCCACGACTTCTCAGCTAGCCAAGAACACAGTCACGGCACAGGGTGCGATCGCGGAAGGGGCAGAAACGGCAGCGATCGCGCAAAATACCACAGCCAAGACAGTTAACCAAGTAGCCGAAAGCAACCTGATTAAAACTCGACTCTTTGGCAAAGAGGTCGCGTTTGCTTCAACCGGGATCTTTGGTGGACTCAATAAGCTGCTGTTGACTGAGATTCCCTTGCGGCAATTGCTGACGACTCAGATTGCGGCGAATACTACGGCATTGGCGGCTAACAACGCAGCTAGCAAAGGAGTGGCGATCGCCAAAGGTATTGCCACAGGTGCAATGGGTCTATTCTCTGGGGCAGCTAGTGGTGCTACTGCGGCAATGGGCGCTTTGTGGGTAGCAGCGGGTCCAGTGATTATTGCTGCTGGAGCGTTGGCCGCAGCAGGCGCGTTGCTGTTTGACCAGTTTTTTGGCGCTAGTGCTGAAGCTCGCAAGTATGCCAAGTCTTTAGATGGAGTCTTGGCCCAAGATGACAAACTTCGAAAAAGCTTTAATCAAACTGTTGAAGTTCAGAAAGAAAACAGGAGTTTCTTTGGCGACTTAGGTAAGGCGATCGCCGGGGTTGGAAACAACATTGACTCGTTTGCGGAAAAAACGCCAGGACTAAATCTAATCAAGGGTTTTGGTGATTTTATTGTAGGAATCCCTGAGAACTATGACGCAATGAACAGGCAGATGCCTGCAATCGAAGCGTTTGGGAAGGTGACTGATAGAACCTATGACAAAATCATTGACACCACAAAAGCAAATCAATCTCTAAGTAAGGGATATTTGCTCACTGAAGAAACTAACGCTAAGTTGCGAGCAGGCATGTCTTTGACTGTTGATGACATGTCCAAAGAGCAACAGGTATTTGAGCAGCGCAAAAAAGTTAATGATGAATACCTGTCAGGTTTAGAACAGGCCATTCAAAAAGAGAAAGACCCAGGCAGGCAGGCAGCGCTGCAAGCTCAAATTGAGAAGCTGAAAGACCAGACTAGTGCTTTAAAGGATAACTTCGAGGCTAATAAAAAGTACATTGAGCAGCAGGAAAAACTAAAACAAACGTTGATCTTGAATGCTAACGTTGCCACTACGCCTGGGACGCAGGGAGGGAATCCAGTTCAAACCTCGCTCAATAAGCAGTTGCAAGCGGCGGAGGTTGCACTCAAGGATCACCAAAGTTCGGTAAACAAAAATCTTCAAGAGGATCAAGACAAGCTACGTGCCGATTCCTCTGCCTATCAAGAAGCTGTGTTGGCGGCATTTAGTCAAGACGCTATTACAGCGGAAGATGCGATCGCCAAATTAAAGCTGGCACTTGATGACACCGTTACCGTTGGCAATGTAACTGGCAGCTATTTAGATCCAGAACAGCGCATAGCTGGGTTAAAGCAAATCGCAGAACTACAGGCGAAAGCTACCGAGCGGGACAACGCTGCAATCAATGTTGAGATTGAGAAATCAAAAACACTAGGGCAAGCCAAGGTAAAAACCGCTGAGGAAACCGAAACCAAGGTTATTCAACTTGAGCTTCAAAGCGATCGCAACCGACTAGGTTTAATTGGAAAGCAGATTGCGACTTACCAAGAAGGCAATCTCAGACGAGTTGAATTAGAACAACAAGCGTCAATTCTACGCACCCAGATTCAGGCTAAAGAGTTCGCTCAAAGCGATCGCCTAACCGAGAACCAATTTAAAAAGCAGCAGGAGCAAGCGTCAATTAATACTGTTCGCTTACAAATCAGGCGGGCACAGGGACGCATCTCTGAGCAAGGTTTAGCTGATGAGACATTCAAAATCCAGCAGGATCTAAACCTTAAGCAACAGGAGATGTTGCAAAAACAAATTGACGCTCGTAAGGCTAAAAACTTTGAGGCAAAGGATCTAGAGAAGGAATTAGCCAGAGTTCAGTTGGAACAACAAAAAGCTGCTGCTGAACAAGAACAGCGGTTATTTGAGCGCCGCATAGAACAACGTAAACAAGCAATCGCGAACTTGGCAGCAATGCAAATTCAACAGCTAGAGCGCCAAGCCTCTGGTATTGATACTAGGTCGAAGGAGATTCAGTTAACGCAGGAGCTAAAGGATAGTCGCAATGGTGTTGCCCAAGCTGAAGCCTCAGCCCAAGAATCTCAGATCCAGAATCAAATTAGGCTAACAAAAGACTCTGAGAAGAGAGCAGGCTTAGAAGTAGGGCTTGCTGAAACACGCCTTGCGAACTTGGCGCGATCGCAAGCTTTTGAGCAGGAGTCGCTGAAAACTCAAGCTCAAATCAAGCAACTAGAAATTGATAGGGAGATCATTCAGAACCGAATCGCTCAGGTCGAGAACCAAAGAAACATTGCTACGACTCAGCTAGAAATCATCAGGGCAAAGCGTGACGGTAAATCAGCAGAAGAGTTAGAGGCTCTTAACTTACAACTATCGGCACTGCAACAGCAGGGATCTTTGAATATCCAGCAGAGCCAGTTTTTGGAGAAGTCAAAACAACAACAATCCGAAATTGCTGTAAATGCCGAGAGGCGACTGGCAATTGAACAGCAAGTGGCAAGAGCTGGCGGCGAAGTTGACATTAGACTAGCTCAGCAAGCGTTGGCCGAAGAACAACGAAATAAAGCCCTAGAACGTCGGCTGAAGCTTCTTGAGCGCCAGCAGCAACAGACTGAGAACTACGCTCGTGAAGTGGAGCTACAAGGGCAAGTGGAGCAGGGTAGAGCCGATACTCTATCAAAGGCGGCTGAACGTCAAAATCAGTTACTAGAACAACGCAAAGCGATCGCCCAGTCAGTATCCAACCTAACTCAAGGTGAGTTGCAGATTGCGATCGACACTGAAACCAACGAGACACGCAGGGCGAAACTGTCAGAAACAGTAGCAGCAATTCGCTTACAATCTGCACGCCAGCAACAAGAGCTAGAGCGCCAGTCTTTAGAATTGCAAATCCAACAGAATCAGGCTGCGTTGGAGAGAGAAAAGATTCAAAACCGCATCGGCAAGGCAAACAACTTAGCTCAACTCGCGTCAGCTCAAGCCGAGTTAGCTAGAGTACAGTCCGACAAAGCCGCTACGCCAGAGCAAGTTAGAGCCGCGCAGCTTGGCATCCAGGCTCGACTGGAAGAGGGTGCGGCGCTTGAGGTAGGTGCAGCGCAGTTAGACGTGCAAGGAAGGCTGAACACTCAGGACGCTGCATCACAGCGGCAACGCCTCGCTAACGAGCAAACACTGGCAGAGGATCAAGCAAGACTGGATCTAGCTCAAAATATTCGTAGGCCACGCGATCGCAAACGGGCACTCAGAAACCTTCGAGATGAATCACTCGCATCTGTGACGGGTGGCTTGACGGGCAGAAATGCAATTGGACAACTGGAGCAATTTAATCGCGCTATTGTTGCTCAAGAATTTGGAGTAGGGGCGGGTGCTACATCTTCGCTAAATCTACTGCCAGCGATCGCCCCTAACCAAGCCGCTGCAACCTCCGTGGATTTCGACACTATCAGGAAGAACTTCCTCGCTCGAATGCAAGAGTTCGTTGTTCCTACTCCAACTATTCAAGCGCCAAGCCTAAAAGCTCCAGGTGTAGGAGGGGCACCTGCGGGAGCAAGTAGTGGGGCAGCGGCGATCGCGACTGGGGAGCAATCGGTAACTATCCAAGTTGGTGGCATCTCGATTGTGAATCAGTTTACGGGTGCTGATGTGGATCAAGGCAAAGCTGCATCGCAAACAGAGCAGGGGGTTCGTAAAGCCCTCAGCGGCATCCTAGATAAAGCTGAGCAGTCAGGTAGGAGCAGAGGGCGATTCTAA
- a CDS encoding type IV pilin-like G/H family protein codes for MTQQTTPLERAKQGDPQAIADLMNRSLSPKGIKIKASVSGDCLMLVAESQSVPDHQMVTDYIRKGMAGLGAEPIKRVIIKGQAIGSNTPKWRENLSLGDAPPSNAVGLQEAVSSVKSPTSSRFGLLDRVRSLDVLPVVNSVLLLGILLATTANIFAPKKPPAVQWEYRVEGIDDTDFSSQMQLLGRSGWEVASARRATSGEGSSATGLYEVILKRPIYVSEREILAGAKSELLAQKQLAGQSFVRAVVLGQQTQMLTKTQFASSVSELGLGVEPNSEDYDFNIAIEDPTKVVVTGSSKNNALRSYAGALFAPSGEGIGKRILCESEQPSKTPPTPPQVADGELTCPSGSIEIPED; via the coding sequence ATGACTCAGCAAACCACCCCCCTAGAGCGAGCTAAGCAAGGCGACCCACAAGCGATCGCTGACTTAATGAACCGTTCACTATCGCCCAAGGGTATCAAAATTAAGGCGAGTGTTTCTGGCGATTGTTTGATGCTGGTTGCAGAATCTCAGTCAGTACCGGATCACCAAATGGTCACTGATTACATTCGTAAAGGGATGGCAGGGCTAGGGGCCGAACCAATCAAGCGGGTAATCATTAAGGGGCAGGCGATCGGCAGTAATACACCTAAATGGAGAGAGAATCTAAGCCTAGGTGATGCACCACCCTCCAATGCAGTTGGTTTGCAAGAAGCCGTCAGCAGCGTTAAAAGTCCTACTAGTTCTCGCTTTGGCCTTTTAGATAGAGTGCGATCGCTAGATGTGCTTCCTGTGGTGAACTCAGTTCTTTTACTAGGGATTTTGCTGGCGACTACGGCTAATATTTTTGCGCCCAAAAAGCCTCCTGCTGTTCAGTGGGAATACAGGGTTGAAGGTATTGATGATACGGATTTCTCGTCTCAAATGCAGTTGCTAGGTAGATCCGGATGGGAAGTAGCATCTGCTCGTCGGGCAACAAGCGGCGAAGGGAGTAGTGCCACTGGATTATATGAAGTAATTCTTAAAAGGCCTATTTACGTCTCTGAGCGAGAAATTCTGGCAGGGGCAAAATCTGAGCTTTTGGCTCAAAAACAATTAGCTGGACAGAGTTTTGTTAGAGCGGTGGTGCTGGGGCAACAGACCCAAATGCTAACCAAGACTCAGTTCGCTTCAAGTGTAAGTGAACTAGGGTTGGGCGTTGAGCCTAATTCAGAAGATTACGATTTTAATATTGCTATTGAAGATCCTACCAAGGTCGTGGTTACTGGATCGAGCAAGAACAATGCATTAAGAAGTTATGCAGGGGCATTGTTCGCTCCCAGTGGTGAGGGAATAGGTAAGCGAATTTTGTGTGAAAGTGAGCAACCCTCTAAAACGCCGCCCACGCCGCCTCAAGTAGCTGATGGCGAACTAACATGTCCATCTGGCTCTATTGAAATACCGGAGGATTAG